Proteins from a single region of Mus pahari chromosome 2, PAHARI_EIJ_v1.1, whole genome shotgun sequence:
- the Insig1 gene encoding insulin-induced gene 1 protein: MPRLHDHVWSYPSAGAARPYSLPRGMIAAARCPQGPGVPEPEHAPRGQRAGTTGCSARPGSWHHDLVQRSLVLFSFGVVLALVLNLLQIQRNVTLFPDEVIATIFSSAWWVPPCCGTAAAVVGLLYPCIDSHLGEPHKFKREWASVMRCIAVFVGINHASAKLDFANNVQLSLTLAALSLGLWWTFDRSRSGLGLGITIAFLATLITQFLVYNGVYQYTSPDFLYIRSWLPCIFFSGGVTVGNIGRQLAMGVPEKPHSD; the protein is encoded by the exons ATGCCCAGGCTGCACGACCACGTCTGGAGCTATCCAAGCGCGGGCGCTGCGAGGCCGTACAGCCTCCCGCGAGGCATGATTGCGGCGGCCCGTTGTCCGCAGGGCCCCGGAGTCCCCGAACCCGAGCACGCGCCCCGGGGCCAGCGAGCGGGAACCACAGGATGCAGCGCGCGGCCGGGCAGCTGGCACCACGACTTGGTGCAGCGGAGCCTAGTGCTCTTCTCATTTGGCGTGGTCCTGGCCCTGGTGCTCAACCTGCTGCAGATCCAGCGGAATGTCACGCTCTTCCCCGACGAGGTGATAGCCACCATCTTCTCCTCCGCCTGGTGGGTGCCCCCGTGCTGTGGCACGGCAGCGG ctGTTGTCGGTTTACTGTATCCCTGTATTGACAGTCACCTGGGAGAACCACACAAGTTCAAGAGAGAGTGGGCCAGCGTCATGCGCTGTATTGCCGTGTTCGTTGGCATCAACCACGCCAGTGCC AAATTAGATTTTGCCAATAATGTCCAGCTGTCCTTGACTTTAGCAGCCCTCTCTTTGGGTTTGTGGTGGACATTTGATCGTTCCCGAAGCGGCCTTGGGCTTGGGATTACCATCGCCTTCCTAGCTACGCTGATCACTCAGTTTCTTGTGTATAATGGTGTCTACCA GTACACGTCTCCTGATTTCCTCTATATCCGTTCTTGGCTCCCCTGTATATTTTTCTCAGGAGGTGTCACAGTGGGAAACATAGGACGACAGTTAGCTATG GGTGTTCCGGAAAAGCCTCACAGTGACTGA